A segment of the Candidatus Methylomirabilota bacterium genome:
GAAGGGCAGGAAGACCAGGCTGATCCCGATGTTGAAGAGCGTGTGGGCGTTCGCGATCTGGCGCGCGGGCCCGTCGGCCGTCGCGGCGACCGCGTGCGTCAGGGGCCCGATGAAGGGGAACACGAGCGCGGCGCCCAGGACTTTGAAGCCGATGTGCGCGACGGCGACGCGCTTGGCCTCGGCGGTCGCGCCGATCGACGCGGTGAGCGCGGTGACGCAGGTACCGATGTTCGCCCCGAGGACGATCGCCACGGCGCCGCCGAGCGGGAGGAGCCCCTGGTGCGCGAACGCGAGCGCCAGGCCGAGGGTCGCGGCGGAGGACGTGAGGAGCGCGCTGAACACCGCGCCGACGAGGACCCCGGCGAGCGGGTTCGCGGCCACGGCGCCGAGGAGGTCCGCGGCGAGCGGCGCCGACTTGAGCGGGCCCACGTTGTCGAGGATCAGCTTGAGGCCGAGGAAGAGGAGCCCGAGCCCGAGCACCGCCTGGCCGACGTCCTTCACCACCCGCCGCCGCGCCAGGAAGGTCGTCGTGAAGCCGAGCCCGACGAGGAGCGGCGAGTAGTCCGTGAGCCGGAAGGCGATGAGCTGCACCGTCAACGTCGTACCGATGTCGGCGCCGAGGATCACGCCGAGCGTCTGCCGGAAGCTCATGAGACCCGCGGAGACGAAACCGATCAGCATGAGCGTCGTCGCGGCCGAGGACTGGATGATCGCCGTGATCCCCGCGCCGGAGACGACCGCGAGGAAGCGATTCCGCGAGAGCCCCATGAGGAGGCTCCGGAGGCGCCCCTCGAGCGCGCGCTGGAGCGCCTCGCCGCCCAGGCGGATCCCGTAGAGCAGGAGCGCCGTGCCCCCGAAGAGGGCGAGCAGCACGGTCACGCCGCGCCTCCGGCCCGGGGGGCCAGGTGCGCCGTGTCGTTGACGGTCACGAGCCGTGGGGGCTTGGCGATCGACAGCGAGCCGTTGTCGACCCGGAGCCGCCACAGCGCGTTGAACGAGACGCCGAGCAGGTGGCAGAGGTAGACGCTGATCACCCCACCGTGGGCGACGACCAGCACGTCGTCGCCGTTCGCGTGGCGCGCGCCGATCCGGGCGACGGCGCGGAGCACCCGCGCGCAGACGTCGGGCAGCGCCTCGCCGCCCGGGGGCGGGCAGTCGAGCGGGGCGCGCACCCACGCGTGATAGGGATTCCCCTCGAGGGCGCGGACCTCGTCCACCGTGCGGCCCTCCCACTCGCCGAGGGACAGCTCGCGGAGCTCCGGCAGCGGGACGATCGGGATCGGGGTCCCCGCGAGCGCGATCTCGGCCGTCTCGCGGGCGCGGCGCATCGGGCTCACGTAGGCCACGGCCACGCG
Coding sequences within it:
- a CDS encoding Na/Pi symporter; translated protein: MTVLLALFGGTALLLYGIRLGGEALQRALEGRLRSLLMGLSRNRFLAVVSGAGITAIIQSSAATTLMLIGFVSAGLMSFRQTLGVILGADIGTTLTVQLIAFRLTDYSPLLVGLGFTTTFLARRRVVKDVGQAVLGLGLLFLGLKLILDNVGPLKSAPLAADLLGAVAANPLAGVLVGAVFSALLTSSAATLGLALAFAHQGLLPLGGAVAIVLGANIGTCVTALTASIGATAEAKRVAVAHIGFKVLGAALVFPFIGPLTHAVAATADGPARQIANAHTLFNIGISLVFLPF
- a CDS encoding histidine phosphatase family protein, whose protein sequence is MRLLLARHGQSVWNSVRRLQGEHDVELSEVGRAQAGALGRALRTGYRVAVAYVSPMRRARETAEIALAGTPIPIVPLPELRELSLGEWEGRTVDEVRALEGNPYHAWVRAPLDCPPPGGEALPDVCARVLRAVARIGARHANGDDVLVVAHGGVISVYLCHLLGVSFNALWRLRVDNGSLSIAKPPRLVTVNDTAHLAPRAGGAA